The segment tgcctataatcccagctacttgggaggctgaggcaggagaatcacttgaaccctggaggcggaggttgcagtgagccaagatcgcgccattgcactccagcctgggcaacaaagagtgaaactccatctaaaaaaaaacacacacactcaccaaaaaaaaaaaaaaaaaaacctctatgaGTAGTTTACCtcgtttaatctttttttttttttttttgaaagccaCTGACTTTATTGATCTAAAAAACTTTACAAGGACAGTGACTGTTGTGCCAAAAAAGGAgccaaatggaatcaaacggattgaaagtgagggtgggggtgagggatgGGGCCGGGAATCCATTCAGGAAAGCTGGTAACTGTCACCAGGGAACTGGCAAGGGAAAAAGGACGGGGGAGGCATGCAAGAGCGAGAAtccaaaaaaaagttgaaatggtTAGGGGAGAAAACTCCCAAAAGACCCCGGAGTACGTCGGAGGTGAGTACAACAATAGCAATCTTTTCCTTCGTAGAGGACAGGGGAGGAGTCCCTACTCGGCTGCAAACTCTGGTTGAGGGCTGGGGATTGAGAGCTTCCCAGAGAGCATCACAAGAAGGCGTCGCACCACTCTTGAAGGCATCCGAAGCAGTCCCGGGACTGCTTGGCGCTGGCGCCACAAGTGTCTTTCAGCCATTCCCGGAAGAGGTCTTCATCTTTCTTTAGCACCAGAAACTGGCCAAGGACAACATAGGCCTTGTCAAAGCCCCTTTCCTCCAGCTTCTTGCCCAGGACTTCACCAATCCCAGCCAGGCTCCCCACTGGGTTCTCCCCCATGGGCTCTGCCACGAAGTCTCGGTGCTTTTGGGAGGTTGTCATCTTGATCAGGCTTAATCCGCAACTTCAGTTCCCGTAACGGTTCCTCCCGCCACCCGGCCGCTCCTGCGGATACCTCCCGTTTAATCTTTTAACAGCCCTTTTTAATATCAAATTTTGTCCTCATATTTTTAGGTAAGTAATGGAGAAAACCAAGCAAATTGTGTAATTGGCCCGAAGTTATACATGTAGAAAGGGGTCCTAGATTTGAAACCCAGGTCACAGAGCTTGAACTTGCAACCTACCATGCTGCCTCTACCACAGGATACTGGAATGTAGAATCATCCTGGAACATAGGACATTTCTGATACAGAAACAGATGAGGTCAAGTCTCCTGGTCAG is part of the Pan paniscus chromosome 13, NHGRI_mPanPan1-v2.0_pri, whole genome shotgun sequence genome and harbors:
- the LOC103786663 gene encoding barrier-to-autointegration factor-like, with translation MTTSQKHRDFVAEPMGENPVGSLAGIGEVLGKKLEERGFDKAYVVLGQFLVLKKDEDLFREWLKDTCGASAKQSRDCFGCLQEWCDAFL